The genomic DNA ACGGCGCACAGGTCCTGGGTGACCACGACATCGGCGTCGAGGCCGAGCAGGGCGTCGGCGTCCAGGCGGTAGAGGTCCTCACCGGCCCGCATCCGGGCCGCGACGGCCGCGTCGATCTCGGCGGGGGACAGGTCAGGGGGCAGTGCCGACGTCGACACGATGCGTGCCGTCGTACGGGCCGAAGCGGGAGTGTCGCACTCGAACGTCACGCCGACGACCTCGGCGCCCGCGCCGATCGCGTGCAGGATCTCGGTGGCCGACGGCAGCAGCGAGACGACGCGCACGGATCAGCAGGCGCTCTCGGGCTCGGGTGCCTTGGTGACCTGGGGCAGCGTCGGGAACTCCTGGCCGAGCACGAGGTCGACGCTGGTGTCGGTGCGGCCGTCCTGGACCATCGTGATGCCCGGCGCGAGGTCACGGACGAGCTGGTCGGCCTTGGCCTCACCGGTCGCGCCGTAGCGCAGCTCGCCGACGCCCGACAGCTTCTTCTTGTAGGGGTCGTTGCCGACGATGCCCACGTCGAAGCCGCGGTTCTTCATGCCGAGCGCGACGTCGTTGGCGCGACCCTGCTCACCGCCGGCGTTGTAGATGTTGAGCGTGAACGTCGTCTTCGGGTCGGGCGGTGCGGTCGTGGTCACCACACAGGTCGGTTCGGTGCCCGACGCCTGGCCGGGCAGCCACTGCTGCCAGTACGCCGTTGCGTAGGCGAAGCCGCCGACGACCATCAGGCCGACGATCGTGATGACGGCGACCGACCGGCGGTGCCGGCGACGGCGCGCGCGGGCCAGGCCCGTCTCGTACGGGCGGCGGTGCGGTGTCTGGCTCACAGGTCGAGAACTCTCGCGTGCAGGACCGGGCGCTGCTGCAGCGCCGCACGCAGCGCGCGGTGCAGGCCGTCCTCGAGATAGAGGTCGCCCCGCCACTGCACGACGTGCGCGAACAGGTCGCCGTAGAACGTGGAGTCCTCCGACAGCACGATCGTCAGGTCGAGCGTGCGCTTGGTGGTGATCAGCTCATCGAGCCGGACCATGCGCGGAGCGACCGGACTCCAGTCACGCGGGGACTCCAGGCCGTGGTCGGGGTACGGGCGTCCTTCTCCCACGGCCTTGAAGATCACGGTGGGCAGTCTAAGTGGGACCACCTGGGCGTCGGGTGAGCGACCCACGGCGTACGCCGCTCGCAGACCGTCCGCGCCACGTGACGCAGGCGACGGACGAGCGTCGCCCTCGCGCATTAGTGTCGCCCTCGTGACTGACTCCACGAGCATCATCGACAGCATCAAGGCCGGTTACACCTTCGAGGGCGGGGCGCTCGAGCTGGGTGCGGCCGTCACCGACGGGCAGGCTCACGCCGACGTGCCCGTACGCCTCCCGCTCGCCATGATGAACCGTCACGGTCTCGTGGCCGGCGCCACCGGTACGGGCAAGACCAAGACGCTGCAGCTGATGGCCGAGCAGCTCACCGGTCAGGGCGTGCCGGTCTTCCTCGCCGACATCAAGGGCGACCTGTCCGGCATGGCCTCGCCCGGCGAGGCCAACGACAAGGTCACCGGCCGCGCGAGCGAGGTCGGGCAGCAGTGGGCCGCGACGGCGTACGGCACCGAGTTCCTGTCCCTCGGCGGCCTCGGCAAGGGCGTGCCGATCCGGGCGACCGTCACCTCGTTCGGACCGACGCTGCTGTCGAAGGTCCTCGGGCTCAACGACACCCAGGAGTCCAGCCTCGGCCTGGTGTTCCACTACGCCGACCAGCAGGGTCTCGCGCTGCTCGACCTGAAGGACCTGCGCGCGGTCATCCAG from Luteipulveratus halotolerans includes the following:
- a CDS encoding LytR C-terminal domain-containing protein; translation: MSQTPHRRPYETGLARARRRRHRRSVAVITIVGLMVVGGFAYATAYWQQWLPGQASGTEPTCVVTTTAPPDPKTTFTLNIYNAGGEQGRANDVALGMKNRGFDVGIVGNDPYKKKLSGVGELRYGATGEAKADQLVRDLAPGITMVQDGRTDTSVDLVLGQEFPTLPQVTKAPEPESAC
- a CDS encoding type II toxin-antitoxin system VapB family antitoxin, whose translation is MIFKAVGEGRPYPDHGLESPRDWSPVAPRMVRLDELITTKRTLDLTIVLSEDSTFYGDLFAHVVQWRGDLYLEDGLHRALRAALQQRPVLHARVLDL